tgtctagccccatgtcagatttcaaaattgaatataacaaaatctgtttactcttttgagaaatggatttcagtgcagacttctgctggagcagcactattaactgaaacatgttttcccatgacagtatccctttaagtatatcatTAGTTTGGTTCtttctgaatttttatttttttttaattccttgaaGTCACTTCCTTCATTTGTGGCCAGTGTCTCTGATATTATTTTACATCTAGTTCCTTTCATTTTAATTGTTACAACTGCTCCATGATACACTGCTAATGATTTCTCCTTTTTATGCTCAAGGATAAAGGCTGCATTATCATGTATTATCTAACCCCGTACAGTCTATTTAACGCAGCCAGTCCAGCAAGTCTGATGACCCATTATAACTGTGTTCTGTGTTGCAGATGCTGTGCAAGGCTGCACCGTGACAGTGAAAGAAGCAAATGCACAAATAGAGCACCAGATCTTGGAGAACATTTCCTTGCCGTGCCAAGTCACATACAGCAACTGCCAAAGCCCACTGGAAACATATTGGTTTCGCTGCCTCACGTCTCATTGTGAGAAGATCTGTGATAAATCTTGTATAAATGAGCGGTTTAGATCAATGCGAAAAAAAGGATTGAAGGTGACGGGTACAATGGACACCTATCTGAAGATCACCAACTTGCATATTAGTGACAGTGCAATATACATCTGCGGTGCAGGAGACAGCAAATCCCCCGACATCAAATCAAAAGCCACGGGGCAAGGGACTACACTGATAGTAAAAGGTTAGTCAGTGATGATaataaaggtataggacctgctatccagaatgctcaggacctggggttttctggataatgtatcttatgtaattggtcttcatacctttaaggtggccatagatgtaacaaaaagttatttccaagaaagatcgttaatacacacatgtagagctgaatcatcagatatacagatagaaacaatagaattctacctgtatctgatgattcagcactaacaatggacgatGTTTTGGTGCCTTCAAaagcacctgatcaaaattttccattcaACCCACTcgacaagccgactgatatccaagtcttctgccaatatcggttggctcttttcccatacacgcaccgaatatcgtacgaaaatttgtttcgtacaatattatctgtttCTCTATGGCCGCCTTAacgggatcctgtcatcggaaaacgtttttttttttcaaaacgcatcagttaatagtgctgctccaggcacaagtcacatgacttggggcagctgggaaattgacaatatgtctagccccatgtcagatttcaaaattgaatataaaaaaaatctgtttgctcttttgagaaatggatttcagtgcagaattctgctggagcagcactattaactgattcattttgaaaaaaatttttttttcccatgacagtatccctttaagtctactagaaaatcatgtacagtcatatgaaaacgttttggaacccctctcagcctgcataatactttattccactttcaacaaaaaaaaaaagaaaacaattttatgaaattaaatcaaatgtgaaaaaatgactgtgcaaaaatgtgggtaataattttgccaatttgaatgcatgtaactgctcaatactgattactggcaacaccaaattggttggattagctcgttatgCCTCGaaattcataggcaggtgtgtccaatcatgagaaaaggtatttaaaggagaaggaaagccccagggcgcaaaacccctcccccctcccgtgtgttgccccccctccctcctcccccctggcctacccctcctgctgggcaaatgcccttaacttgttactcacccctctgcgcaggtcctgtccacggagttcacagtcgccatcttctcccacgcgcgtcttcttcctgctctgaccggcgtcttctggcgcatgcgcagtaggaacaggtaccggtacagctctattgcgcatgcgccgaatgtcacgaagttttccgatttcacttcgtgacattcggcgcatgcgcaatagagctgtaccggtacctgttcctactgcgcatgcgccagaagacgccggtcagagcaggaagaagacgcgcgtgggagaagatggcgactgtgaactccgtggacaggacctgcgcagaggggtgagtaacaagttaggggcatttgcccagcgggaggggtaggccaggggggaggagggagggggggcaatacacgggagggggggaggggttttgcgccctggggctttccttctcctttaaggtggccaattgcaagttgtgcttctgtttgactctcctctgaagagtgacagcatgggatcctcaaagcaactctcaaaagatctaaaaacaaagattgttcagtatcatggtttaggggaaggctacaaaaagctcagaggtttaaactgttttaactgtaaggaatgtaattagaaaatggaaggccacaggcacagttgctgtaaaacccaggtcaacccaatatcaacaaattcttcaggatacccgggtcccgcgggtatcaggtcggtccgcacatcactaatgcataTTGCACATCTTCTGTTAATCCaaaaaactttatgtcactgctgaaatactactgcttccataaggcatgttatatattaaaaggaagttgctactttgaaagctcagccaatgataaacaaaactccaaagaattaagaggggttcccaaactttttcatatgattgtaaacattactcaaaaaccacaattaatggaaaatgaaaccaagtgcaaattgtctcagaatatcactctcttcaatATACAAAAGtgcactcaaaggtgaacaacccctttaaggtttccgACTCTCATCTGCACCAAAAGCCTGGTACTAGCAGATTCAAATATCTCAATGGTTTGCCTATGTAACCCCCTATAGAAATTAATATCTGTCTCCTCTGTCCACAATCGGCTTTCCTTGCTCCTACACTTAAAAACAATTCTGCAAGTCAGCTGATTCAACAGACCTTGCGGCAATCTGACTCTGGTTCCGTTATTTTAAGAGTCAGACCCTGagaacaaatactgctttcacctgtaattacatttacaaatatctttacaTATTTTCTTGCAAAGTTgttgagaattcaaatttttttcatcatTGTGTAAAAAGACAGTTTTTGGGTGGGGACCACATTAACGTGGGGAGAATGGACTGCTCCAGCAACTTCCTTGTTGCTGAATGTGTGAATACTTGCTCCCTCTGCTTTCTAACATCATGGTGTCTCCTTGTGTATTACAGGTGAAGCACAAAGCATTGTCACAACGGGATGTGTTGTCCTGATTATCTTCTGTGTGCTCTTCTTTCTATACAGCATCgctgtattttctatttatgctTTCAGAGTAAGTCACCTTTACTCTACAAGTagacagggccgctcctgccatgaacACTAACGgagaaaacttaaagggattcggtcataggaaaaacatgttgtttttcaaaacgcatcagttaatagtgctgctccagcagaattctgaactgaaatccatttctcaaaagagaaaacagatttttttatatttaatttgaaatctgacatgaggctagacatattctcagtttcccagctgcccccagtcacgtgacttgtgctctgataaacttcagtcactctttactgttaggctgctgggggggttgatatccctccaacttgcagtacaacaacagaacattgggaaggtaatgagatagcagctccctaacgcaacataacagctgcctggtagatctaagaacagcactcaatagtaaaatccagctcccactgagacacattcagttacattgagtagaagaaacaacagtctgccagaaagcagttccatcctaagaggctctttctgaaagcacatgaccaggcaaaattacctgagatggcgcctacacaacaatattacaactaaaaaaaaaaatacacttgttggttcagggatgacattttatattgtacagtgaattatttgcagtgtaaacagtgtattttagaaataaaaacgacattataaaaatcatgacagaatccttttaaaggagaaggaaagtaatttcacacttgggggtgccaagtgtTAGGCaccacaagtgattgtatttactgacctgaaaccccaggtgctcctatcagcagaaaactgcaccggcccagggttatttcagtgagcaccacggagcgatcctcttacGGCTgaagtttaactaaaaagttggttatttcattctactgcacatgcatctgccctgggaaatttgaagaagaaagaagccggaagaagatcgatccgtggtgctcgctggaataacccctgaTAGGAGCAGCTGCACGGgggttcaggtaagtaaatacattcactaccatttggcacccccaagagtgaaacaactttccttcttctttaagggtcTGACTTGCCCTTAGTCAGAATCAGAGCTGGCTATACTCATTTAGAATGTCATccctaaagaataaaataattgaaaggtAACCCAATACATGTATGGCCAATTGTATAGCATCCAATTGTTTGTCTTGTCTGTCACCATAGAGTATTAGTTAGTATATGGGCACCTATAGAGTGATACAACATTGTGTAAATCTACCTATTTCTGTCTATAATATATGGGAAATGAGCAGATCTGGAAAATAAGAAGCTACAGATTTTTTCAGACCaaaagaaaaactatttattttgtcAATTCATGTGGAGGTGAAACCTAAGTGCTGACTGTATATAAAGTGTTATAGTAGTAGTATTTTGCCACAGAACGTTTTACAGGAAGGTGGAGGAGACAAAACACTGCAAAGTGTCAGTAGCAACTGCTGCAAGTATAAAACCAAAAAACAATAATCCTCCCAAAATCCCCTTGCAGATATTTGCACCCTAacttaaaaaactaattttagtcATTCTCCCGGTTTTGCCACTGCAACTTTTCGCAGAAAAGGTTGAGAAAATTAAAATGCCAAAGccgaaaacaaataaaaaacatcatCAGACCGATGCATTATCTTCATCTTCACCCATAAAAAGTAGAAATGGGAGTGCAAAGCAAGTCATCCAAATGGAATAAAATGTGTTTCTGAATTTCTCTTTCTGCAgtcaaaactgaaaatatttaaggAACCAAAAACAGAAGAGGCTGGGAATAACAATGTAAGTATCCTCGGTGTAAGTATGGAGCGTACTGTCCCCAGAAACAAATGAGAGTTTCCATGTATGTACAGTTTTATATACCGACATCTCCATTCCCATAGAAAAGTTACCGACGGCAAAGGATTTTTCAAGCAATAGCACAGGAATATCATAAACGATACCCGAGAAAATCAATGAGCCCGGTAAGatattttttggatatttatgGTATATTTGTGGAACGGAAGGAGAAAATTATCCTTTATGGACTTCCCAACATTAGTTATTCTGGCAAAGGTAACTCAATCAATCAGaggagtaactagatgttgctgggcccgacagcaaattaattttaggacccccaacatatccagaaattgttctgttttaccaatatatgttgaaatcgctcattatttgggcctctatacctcctgcaaccacagggtctgcttcctctgtagttactcccctgcaaTCAATGGTGCTGGTATTTTTACAGCACTGTATTTAGCTAtaataaggggccaattcattaacttcgagggaaggaatagaagaaaaaatactttgaatttcgaagtttttttttggctacttcgaccatcgaatgggctacttcgaccttcg
The Xenopus laevis strain J_2021 chromosome 9_10S, Xenopus_laevis_v10.1, whole genome shotgun sequence DNA segment above includes these coding regions:
- the LOC121398875 gene encoding immunoglobulin superfamily member 6-like, with translation MALQGFQVSIMILLAYCCYYAVQGCTVTVKEANAQIEHQILENISLPCQVTYSNCQSPLETYWFRCLTSHCEKICDKSCINERFRSMRKKGLKVTGTMDTYLKITNLHISDSAIYICGAGDSKSPDIKSKATGQGTTLIVKGEAQSIVTTGCVVLIIFCVLFFLYSIAVFSIYAFRSKLKIFKEPKTEEAGNNNKSYRRQRIFQAIAQEYHKRYPRKSMSPNSTRGDDAIYQNTQSP